From Theileria orientalis strain Shintoku DNA, chromosome 4, complete genome, the proteins below share one genomic window:
- a CDS encoding RuvB-like DNA repair helicase: MALLNGSTNHFKESNVKKKGNKSSGSGKERISVHSHIKGLGVHPSVFSLDTSKLNYDGKDDPKLLTNYENCFDPSCGLIGQFKAREAALIAVDMIKSKKMAGKALLLAGPSGSGKTALAMGIARELSTSAPFTILSSTEVFSSEVKKTEILNEAFRKSIHIVIKDEKQIYEGEVTELTAEEVDNPTGGFSKCINGVLITLKTVKGSKTLRLAPQIHDQLIKEKVSVGDVIFIEAVSGQVKRCGRCDAYATEFDLEIEEYVPLPKGDVFKQKKVVQEVSLNDLDLANSNPTGGNDVMSMINQYLRPRRTEITDKLRLEVNKAVNKYIDMGIAEVLPGVVYIDEVHMFDIECFTYLTKVMESPLSPIIILSTNRGVSSVRGSDFIEAHGVPADLLDRLLIIKTIPYTIHQVIQILKIRSNVENVPISDDGLKRLGEVGINTSLRYCIQLLSPSNVLRKLEEKPTVESKHIDEADSLFMDSKTSAQRIVQHSDLFIS, from the exons atggctCTTCTAAACGGGTCCACGAATCATTTCAAAGAATCGAATGTTAAAAAGAAGGGCAACAAATCTTCAGGCTCCGGTAAGGAGAGAATCTCGGTCCACAGTCACATTAAGGGTCTGGGTGTACATCCTTCCGTATTTTCTCTGGACACATCGAAGCTAAATTATGATGGAAAGGATGATCCAAAGTTATTAACGAATTATGAAAACTGTTTTGATCCTTCCTGTGGCTTAATTGGCCAGTTCAAGGCTAGGGAGGCGGCTTTGATTGCAGTAGATATGATAAAATCGAAGAAGATGGCAG GTAAAGCGTTGCTTCTGGCAGGTCCCAGCGGAAGCGGTAAGACGGCCCTAGCCATGGGAATCGCAAGAGAGTTGAGTACCAGTGCGCCATTTACAATACTATCGAGCACAGAGGTGTTTAGTAGCGAAGTTAAAAAGACTGAGATTCTGAACGAGGCCTTCAGAAAATCAATACACATAGTAATAAAGGACGAGAAGCAGATATACGAGGGAGAGGTGACGGAACTGACTGCAGAAGAAGTAGATAATCCGACGGGAGGATTCT CAAAATGTATCAACGGTGTGTTGATAACCTTGAAAACAGTAAAGGGCTCTAAAACGTTGAGATTGGCGCCGCAAATACACGATCAACTGATAAAGGAAAAGGTGTCAGTGGGTgatgttatatttatcGAAGCAGTATCAG GCCAAGTTAAGAGATGCGGTAGATGTGACGCATACGCAACAGAGTTTGATTTGGAGATAGAGGAATACGTGCCGCTCCCCAAGGGAGATGTCTTTAAGCAGAAGAAAGTCGTGCAGGAAGTGTCGCTGAACGATTTAGATCTGGCGAACTCAAATCCAACG GGCGGGAACGACGTCATGAGCATGATTAATCAGTATCTGAGGCCCCGGAGAACAGAGATCACCGATAAGTTGCGTCTAGAAGTGAACAAGGCAGTGAACAAGTACATCGACATGGGAATAGCAGAAGTACTGCCGGGAGTGGTCTACATTGATGAGGTGCACATGTTCGACATAGAGTGCTTTACGTACCTGACGAAGGTAATGGAGTCGCCACTGTCGCCAATCATAATATTGTCAACCAACAGAGGG gTGAGTAGCGTCCGTGGGAGCGACTTCATAGAGGCACATGGCGTACCGGCTGATCTACTGGACCGCCTACTAATAATTAAGACGATTCCGTACACAATTCACCAGGTGATACAAATACTAAAGATACGAAGCAATGTTGAGAACGTGCCCATCAGTGACGATGGACTAAAGAGGCTGGGCGAGGTGGGCATCAACACAAGTTTGAGGTACTGCATTCAGCTGCTGTCGCCGTCCAACGTCCTGAGGAAACTGGAGGAAAAGCCCACGGTGGAGTCCAAACACATAGACGAGGCGGACTCACTGTTTATGGACTCGAAGACGTCGGCTCAGAGAATCGTACAGCACTCTGACCTGTTTATTTCATAA